A stretch of the Takifugu flavidus isolate HTHZ2018 chromosome 1, ASM371156v2, whole genome shotgun sequence genome encodes the following:
- the si:ch211-39i22.1 gene encoding skin secretory protein xP2 isoform X9 → MMSYLWILLLGSLLTASVHAQDYAAQMEATAAPEVPATVNAPNAGEPDADTEVGEKTEEVKPETEPNADPELEADKPNGDLGVEDSGAEVPADTGAEVPADTGAEVPADTGAEVPADTGAEVPADTGAEVPADTGAEVPADTGAEVPADTGAEVPADTGAEVPADTGAEVPVDTGVEVPVDTGVEVPADTGAEVPTDTGAEVPASTDTGAEVPADTGAEVPADTGAEVPADTGAEVPVDTGVEVPVDTGVEVPADTGAEVPADTGAEVPVDTGVEVPVDTGVEVPADEDTDATKLQKESDRKEEADATGQDGAQAGTEIKADEDGVSAPDTSGSDIKEPVEPKNPGSEVIVPEIRTGVNAAVPADEGFNLEDALAAGVDDSSQAGKSSNLETGARAAGATGDAETPEGKEASSGPLAGVLTAIIVAAIGAVVGYFTYQQKKLCFKSRQEADPEAARKADPAEAQSEPQVLSNLLDQQ, encoded by the exons ATTATGCAGCACAAATGGAGGcgacagcagctccagaggttCCGGCCACGGTAAATGCTCCAAATGCTGGAGAACCAGATGCAGACACTGAAGTTGGAGAGAAAACCGAG GAAGTAAAACCGGAGACTGAACCCAACGCTGACCCTGAATTAGAAGCTGATAAACCAAATGGAGATTTGGGTGTAGAGGACTCAGGAGCAGAGGTTCCTGCAGACACTGGAGCCGAGGTTCCTGCAGACACTGGAGCCGAGGTTCCTGCAGACACTGGAGCCGaggttcctgcagacacaggagCAGAGGTTCCTGCAGACACTGGAGCCGaggttcctgcagacacaggagcagaggttcctgcagacactggtgcagaggttcctgcagacactggtgcagaggTTCCTGCAGATACAGGAGCAGAGGTTCCTGCAGATACAGGAGCAGAGGTTCCTGTAGACACTGGAGTAGAAGTTCCTGTAGACACTGGAGTAGAGGTTCCTGCAGATACAGGAGCAGAGGTTCCTACAGACACAggagcagaggttcctgctagCACCGATACAGGAGCAGAGGTTCCTGCAGATACAGGAGCAGAGGTTCCTGCAGATACAGGAGCAGAGGTTCCTGCAGATACAGGAGCAGAGGTTCCTGTAGACACTGGAGTAGAGGTTCCTGTAGACACTGGAGTAGAGGTtcctgcagacactggtgcagaggTTCCTGCAGATACAGGAGCAGAGGTTCCTGTAGACACTGGAGTAGAAGTTCCTGTAGACACTGGAGTAGAG gttcctgctgatGAAGACACAGATGCCACTAAATTACAAAAAGAATCag acaggaaagaggaagctGATGCAACAGGCCAGGACGGCGCACAAGCTGGGACGGAG ATCAAAGCCGACGAGGACGGCGTGTCAGCGCCGGATACTTCGGGATCAGACATTAAGGAGCCTGTGGAGCCAAAGAACCCTGGAAGCGAAGTGATCGTACCAGAGATCAGAACGGGGGTCAATGCAGCCGTCCCTGCAG ATGAAGGTTTCAACTTGGAAGATGCTTTAGCGGCTGGTGTGGACGACTCATCGCAGGCAGGAAAGAGCAGCAATCTGGAAACTGGAG CACGTGCTGCTGGCGCCACAGGAGATG CAGAGACGCCTGAAGGCAAGG AGGCCAGCTCTGGTCCGTTAGCGGGCGTCCTCACTGCAATCATCGTGGCGGCAATAGGAGCTGTCGTTGGATACTTCACCTACCAGCAGAAGAAACTGTGCTTTAAAAGCAGACAAG AAGCAGATCCTGAAGCTGCGCGCAAGGCTGATCCAGCAGAGGCTCAGTCAGAGCCCCAGg tccTTAGCAACCTGTTAGACCAGCAGTGA
- the si:ch211-39i22.1 gene encoding skin secretory protein xP2 isoform X19, whose protein sequence is MMSYLWILLLGSLLTASVHAQDYAAQMEATAAPEVPATVNAPNAGEPDADTEVGEKTEEVKPETEPNADPELEADKPNGDLGVEDSGAEVPADTGAEVPADTGAEVPADTGAEVPADTGAEVPADTGAEVPADTGAEVPADTGAEVPADTGAEVPADTGAEVPADTGAEVPVDTGVEVPVDTGVEVPADTGAEVPTDTGAEVPASTDTGAEVPADTGAEVPADTGAEVPADTGAEVPVPADTGAEVPVDTGVEVPVDTGVEVPADEDTDATKLQKESDRKEEADATGQDGAQAGTEIKADEDGVSAPDTSGSDIKEPVEPKNPGSEVIVPEIRTGVNAAVPADEGFNLEDALAAGVDDSSQAGKSSNLETGARAAGATGDAETPEGKEASSGPLAGVLTAIIVAAIGAVVGYFTYQQKKLCFKSRQEADPEAARKADPAEAQSEPQVLSNLLDQQ, encoded by the exons ATTATGCAGCACAAATGGAGGcgacagcagctccagaggttCCGGCCACGGTAAATGCTCCAAATGCTGGAGAACCAGATGCAGACACTGAAGTTGGAGAGAAAACCGAG GAAGTAAAACCGGAGACTGAACCCAACGCTGACCCTGAATTAGAAGCTGATAAACCAAATGGAGATTTGGGTGTAGAGGACTCAGGAGCAGAGGTTCCTGCAGACACTGGAGCCGAGGTTCCTGCAGACACTGGAGCCGAGGTTCCTGCAGACACTGGAGCCGaggttcctgcagacacaggagCAGAGGTTCCTGCAGACACTGGAGCCGaggttcctgcagacacaggagcagaggttcctgcagacactggtgcagaggttcctgcagacactggtgcagaggTTCCTGCAGATACAGGAGCAGAGGTTCCTGCAGATACAGGAGCAGAGGTTCCTGTAGACACTGGAGTAGAAGTTCCTGTAGACACTGGAGTAGAGGTTCCTGCAGATACAGGAGCAGAGGTTCCTACAGACACAggagcagaggttcctgctagCACCGATACAGGAGCAGAGGTTCCTGCAGATACAGGAGCAGAGGTTCCTGCAGATACAGGAGCAGAGGTTCCTGCAGATACAGGAGCAGAGGTTCCT gTTCCTGCAGATACAGGAGCAGAGGTTCCTGTAGACACTGGAGTAGAAGTTCCTGTAGACACTGGAGTAGAG gttcctgctgatGAAGACACAGATGCCACTAAATTACAAAAAGAATCag acaggaaagaggaagctGATGCAACAGGCCAGGACGGCGCACAAGCTGGGACGGAG ATCAAAGCCGACGAGGACGGCGTGTCAGCGCCGGATACTTCGGGATCAGACATTAAGGAGCCTGTGGAGCCAAAGAACCCTGGAAGCGAAGTGATCGTACCAGAGATCAGAACGGGGGTCAATGCAGCCGTCCCTGCAG ATGAAGGTTTCAACTTGGAAGATGCTTTAGCGGCTGGTGTGGACGACTCATCGCAGGCAGGAAAGAGCAGCAATCTGGAAACTGGAG CACGTGCTGCTGGCGCCACAGGAGATG CAGAGACGCCTGAAGGCAAGG AGGCCAGCTCTGGTCCGTTAGCGGGCGTCCTCACTGCAATCATCGTGGCGGCAATAGGAGCTGTCGTTGGATACTTCACCTACCAGCAGAAGAAACTGTGCTTTAAAAGCAGACAAG AAGCAGATCCTGAAGCTGCGCGCAAGGCTGATCCAGCAGAGGCTCAGTCAGAGCCCCAGg tccTTAGCAACCTGTTAGACCAGCAGTGA
- the si:ch211-39i22.1 gene encoding skin secretory protein xP2 isoform X16: MMSYLWILLLGSLLTASVHAQDYAAQMEATAAPEVPATVNAPNAGEPDADTEVGEKTEEVKPETEPNADPELEADKPNGDLGVEDSGAEVPADTGAEVPADTGAEVPADTGAEVPADTGAEVPADTGAEVPADTGAEVPADTGAEVPADTGAEVPADTGAEVPADTGAEVPVDTGVEVPVDTGVEVPADTGAEVPTDTGAEVPASTDTGAEVPADTGAEVPADTGAEVPADTGAEVPADTGAEVPVDTGVEVPADTGAEVPASADTGAEVPADEDTDATKLQKESDRKEEADATGQDGAQAGTEIKADEDGVSAPDTSGSDIKEPVEPKNPGSEVIVPEIRTGVNAAVPADEGFNLEDALAAGVDDSSQAGKSSNLETGARAAGATGDAETPEGKEASSGPLAGVLTAIIVAAIGAVVGYFTYQQKKLCFKSRQEADPEAARKADPAEAQSEPQVLSNLLDQQ, translated from the exons ATTATGCAGCACAAATGGAGGcgacagcagctccagaggttCCGGCCACGGTAAATGCTCCAAATGCTGGAGAACCAGATGCAGACACTGAAGTTGGAGAGAAAACCGAG GAAGTAAAACCGGAGACTGAACCCAACGCTGACCCTGAATTAGAAGCTGATAAACCAAATGGAGATTTGGGTGTAGAGGACTCAGGAGCAGAGGTTCCTGCAGACACTGGAGCCGAGGTTCCTGCAGACACTGGAGCCGAGGTTCCTGCAGACACTGGAGCCGaggttcctgcagacacaggagCAGAGGTTCCTGCAGACACTGGAGCCGaggttcctgcagacacaggagcagaggttcctgcagacactggtgcagaggttcctgcagacactggtgcagaggTTCCTGCAGATACAGGAGCAGAGGTTCCTGCAGATACAGGAGCAGAGGTTCCTGTAGACACTGGAGTAGAAGTTCCTGTAGACACTGGAGTAGAGGTTCCTGCAGATACAGGAGCAGAGGTTCCTACAGACACAggagcagaggttcctgctagCACCGATACAGGAGCAGAGGTTCCTGCAGATACAGGAGCAGAGGTTCCTGCAGATACAGGAGCAGAGGTTCCTGCAGATACAGGAGCAGAG gTTCCTGCAGATACAGGAGCAGAGGTTCCTGTAGACACTGGAGTAGAA gttcctgcagacacaggagcagaggttcctgctagcgcagacacaggagcagaggttcctgctgatGAAGACACAGATGCCACTAAATTACAAAAAGAATCag acaggaaagaggaagctGATGCAACAGGCCAGGACGGCGCACAAGCTGGGACGGAG ATCAAAGCCGACGAGGACGGCGTGTCAGCGCCGGATACTTCGGGATCAGACATTAAGGAGCCTGTGGAGCCAAAGAACCCTGGAAGCGAAGTGATCGTACCAGAGATCAGAACGGGGGTCAATGCAGCCGTCCCTGCAG ATGAAGGTTTCAACTTGGAAGATGCTTTAGCGGCTGGTGTGGACGACTCATCGCAGGCAGGAAAGAGCAGCAATCTGGAAACTGGAG CACGTGCTGCTGGCGCCACAGGAGATG CAGAGACGCCTGAAGGCAAGG AGGCCAGCTCTGGTCCGTTAGCGGGCGTCCTCACTGCAATCATCGTGGCGGCAATAGGAGCTGTCGTTGGATACTTCACCTACCAGCAGAAGAAACTGTGCTTTAAAAGCAGACAAG AAGCAGATCCTGAAGCTGCGCGCAAGGCTGATCCAGCAGAGGCTCAGTCAGAGCCCCAGg tccTTAGCAACCTGTTAGACCAGCAGTGA
- the si:ch211-39i22.1 gene encoding skin secretory protein xP2 isoform X21 has product MMSYLWILLLGSLLTASVHAQDYAAQMEATAAPEVPATVNAPNAGEPDADTEVGEKTEEVKPETEPNADPELEADKPNGDLGVEDSGAEVPADTGAEVPADTGAEVPADTGAEVPADTGAEVPADTGAEVPADTGAEVPADTGAEVPADTGAEVPADTGAEVPADTGAEVPVDTGVEVPVDTGVEVPADTGAEVPTDTGAEVPASTDTGAEVPADTGAEVPADTGAEVPASADTGAEVPADEDTDATKLQKESDRKEEADATGQDGAQAGTEIKADEDGVSAPDTSGSDIKEPVEPKNPGSEVIVPEIRTGVNAAVPADEGFNLEDALAAGVDDSSQAGKSSNLETGARAAGATGDAETPEGKEASSGPLAGVLTAIIVAAIGAVVGYFTYQQKKLCFKSRQEADPEAARKADPAEAQSEPQVLSNLLDQQ; this is encoded by the exons ATTATGCAGCACAAATGGAGGcgacagcagctccagaggttCCGGCCACGGTAAATGCTCCAAATGCTGGAGAACCAGATGCAGACACTGAAGTTGGAGAGAAAACCGAG GAAGTAAAACCGGAGACTGAACCCAACGCTGACCCTGAATTAGAAGCTGATAAACCAAATGGAGATTTGGGTGTAGAGGACTCAGGAGCAGAGGTTCCTGCAGACACTGGAGCCGAGGTTCCTGCAGACACTGGAGCCGAGGTTCCTGCAGACACTGGAGCCGaggttcctgcagacacaggagCAGAGGTTCCTGCAGACACTGGAGCCGaggttcctgcagacacaggagcagaggttcctgcagacactggtgcagaggttcctgcagacactggtgcagaggTTCCTGCAGATACAGGAGCAGAGGTTCCTGCAGATACAGGAGCAGAGGTTCCTGTAGACACTGGAGTAGAAGTTCCTGTAGACACTGGAGTAGAGGTTCCTGCAGATACAGGAGCAGAGGTTCCTACAGACACAggagcagaggttcctgctagCACCGATACAGGAGCAGAG GTTCCTGCAGACACTGgcgcagaggttcctgcagacacaggagcagaggttcctgctagcgcagacacaggagcagaggttcctgctgatGAAGACACAGATGCCACTAAATTACAAAAAGAATCag acaggaaagaggaagctGATGCAACAGGCCAGGACGGCGCACAAGCTGGGACGGAG ATCAAAGCCGACGAGGACGGCGTGTCAGCGCCGGATACTTCGGGATCAGACATTAAGGAGCCTGTGGAGCCAAAGAACCCTGGAAGCGAAGTGATCGTACCAGAGATCAGAACGGGGGTCAATGCAGCCGTCCCTGCAG ATGAAGGTTTCAACTTGGAAGATGCTTTAGCGGCTGGTGTGGACGACTCATCGCAGGCAGGAAAGAGCAGCAATCTGGAAACTGGAG CACGTGCTGCTGGCGCCACAGGAGATG CAGAGACGCCTGAAGGCAAGG AGGCCAGCTCTGGTCCGTTAGCGGGCGTCCTCACTGCAATCATCGTGGCGGCAATAGGAGCTGTCGTTGGATACTTCACCTACCAGCAGAAGAAACTGTGCTTTAAAAGCAGACAAG AAGCAGATCCTGAAGCTGCGCGCAAGGCTGATCCAGCAGAGGCTCAGTCAGAGCCCCAGg tccTTAGCAACCTGTTAGACCAGCAGTGA
- the si:ch211-39i22.1 gene encoding skin secretory protein xP2 isoform X24, producing MMSYLWILLLGSLLTASVHAQDYAAQMEATAAPEVPATVNAPNAGEPDADTEVGEKTEEVKPETEPNADPELEADKPNGDLGVEDSGAEVPADTGAEVPADTGAEVPADTGAEVPADTGAEVPADTGAEVPADTGAEVPVDTGVEVPVDTGVEVPADTGAEVPADTGAEVPASADTGAEVPADEDTDATKLQKESDRKEEADATGQDGAQAGTEIKADEDGVSAPDTSGSDIKEPVEPKNPGSEVIVPEIRTGVNAAVPADEGFNLEDALAAGVDDSSQAGKSSNLETGARAAGATGDAETPEGKEASSGPLAGVLTAIIVAAIGAVVGYFTYQQKKLCFKSRQEADPEAARKADPAEAQSEPQVLSNLLDQQ from the exons ATTATGCAGCACAAATGGAGGcgacagcagctccagaggttCCGGCCACGGTAAATGCTCCAAATGCTGGAGAACCAGATGCAGACACTGAAGTTGGAGAGAAAACCGAG GAAGTAAAACCGGAGACTGAACCCAACGCTGACCCTGAATTAGAAGCTGATAAACCAAATGGAGATTTGGGTGTAGAGGACTCAGGAGCAGAGGTTCCTGCAGACACTGGAGCCGAGGTTCCTGCAGACACTGGAGCCGAGGTTCCTGCAGACACTGGAGCCGaggttcctgcagacacaggagCAGAG GTtcctgcagacactggtgcagaggTTCCTGCAGATACAGGAGCAGAGGTTCCTGTAGACACTGGAGTAGAAGTTCCTGTAGACACTGGAGTAGAGGTTCCTGCAGACACTGgcgcagaggttcctgcagacacaggagcagaggttcctgctagcgcagacacaggagcagaggttcctgctgatGAAGACACAGATGCCACTAAATTACAAAAAGAATCag acaggaaagaggaagctGATGCAACAGGCCAGGACGGCGCACAAGCTGGGACGGAG ATCAAAGCCGACGAGGACGGCGTGTCAGCGCCGGATACTTCGGGATCAGACATTAAGGAGCCTGTGGAGCCAAAGAACCCTGGAAGCGAAGTGATCGTACCAGAGATCAGAACGGGGGTCAATGCAGCCGTCCCTGCAG ATGAAGGTTTCAACTTGGAAGATGCTTTAGCGGCTGGTGTGGACGACTCATCGCAGGCAGGAAAGAGCAGCAATCTGGAAACTGGAG CACGTGCTGCTGGCGCCACAGGAGATG CAGAGACGCCTGAAGGCAAGG AGGCCAGCTCTGGTCCGTTAGCGGGCGTCCTCACTGCAATCATCGTGGCGGCAATAGGAGCTGTCGTTGGATACTTCACCTACCAGCAGAAGAAACTGTGCTTTAAAAGCAGACAAG AAGCAGATCCTGAAGCTGCGCGCAAGGCTGATCCAGCAGAGGCTCAGTCAGAGCCCCAGg tccTTAGCAACCTGTTAGACCAGCAGTGA
- the si:ch211-39i22.1 gene encoding skin secretory protein xP2 isoform X23, with the protein MMSYLWILLLGSLLTASVHAQDYAAQMEATAAPEVPATVNAPNAGEPDADTEVGEKTEEVKPETEPNADPELEADKPNGDLGVEDSGAEVPADTGAEVPADTGAEVPADTGAEVPADTGAEVPADTGAEVPADTGAEVPADTGAEVPADTGAEVPADTGAEVPADTGAEVPVDTGVEVPVDTGVEVPADTGAEVPTDTGAEVPASTDTGAEVPVDTGVEVPVDTGVEVPADEDTDATKLQKESDRKEEADATGQDGAQAGTEIKADEDGVSAPDTSGSDIKEPVEPKNPGSEVIVPEIRTGVNAAVPADEGFNLEDALAAGVDDSSQAGKSSNLETGARAAGATGDAETPEGKEASSGPLAGVLTAIIVAAIGAVVGYFTYQQKKLCFKSRQEADPEAARKADPAEAQSEPQVLSNLLDQQ; encoded by the exons ATTATGCAGCACAAATGGAGGcgacagcagctccagaggttCCGGCCACGGTAAATGCTCCAAATGCTGGAGAACCAGATGCAGACACTGAAGTTGGAGAGAAAACCGAG GAAGTAAAACCGGAGACTGAACCCAACGCTGACCCTGAATTAGAAGCTGATAAACCAAATGGAGATTTGGGTGTAGAGGACTCAGGAGCAGAGGTTCCTGCAGACACTGGAGCCGAGGTTCCTGCAGACACTGGAGCCGAGGTTCCTGCAGACACTGGAGCCGaggttcctgcagacacaggagCAGAGGTTCCTGCAGACACTGGAGCCGaggttcctgcagacacaggagcagaggttcctgcagacactggtgcagaggttcctgcagacactggtgcagaggTTCCTGCAGATACAGGAGCAGAGGTTCCTGCAGATACAGGAGCAGAGGTTCCTGTAGACACTGGAGTAGAAGTTCCTGTAGACACTGGAGTAGAGGTTCCTGCAGATACAGGAGCAGAGGTTCCTACAGACACAggagcagaggttcctgctagCACCGATACAGGAGCAGAG GTTCCTGTAGACACTGGAGTAGAAGTTCCTGTAGACACTGGAGTAGAG gttcctgctgatGAAGACACAGATGCCACTAAATTACAAAAAGAATCag acaggaaagaggaagctGATGCAACAGGCCAGGACGGCGCACAAGCTGGGACGGAG ATCAAAGCCGACGAGGACGGCGTGTCAGCGCCGGATACTTCGGGATCAGACATTAAGGAGCCTGTGGAGCCAAAGAACCCTGGAAGCGAAGTGATCGTACCAGAGATCAGAACGGGGGTCAATGCAGCCGTCCCTGCAG ATGAAGGTTTCAACTTGGAAGATGCTTTAGCGGCTGGTGTGGACGACTCATCGCAGGCAGGAAAGAGCAGCAATCTGGAAACTGGAG CACGTGCTGCTGGCGCCACAGGAGATG CAGAGACGCCTGAAGGCAAGG AGGCCAGCTCTGGTCCGTTAGCGGGCGTCCTCACTGCAATCATCGTGGCGGCAATAGGAGCTGTCGTTGGATACTTCACCTACCAGCAGAAGAAACTGTGCTTTAAAAGCAGACAAG AAGCAGATCCTGAAGCTGCGCGCAAGGCTGATCCAGCAGAGGCTCAGTCAGAGCCCCAGg tccTTAGCAACCTGTTAGACCAGCAGTGA
- the si:ch211-39i22.1 gene encoding CD99 antigen-like protein 2 isoform X25: protein MMSYLWILLLGSLLTASVHAQDYAAQMEATAAPEVPATVNAPNAGEPDADTEVGEKTEEVKPETEPNADPELEADKPNGDLGVEDSGAEVPADTGAEVPADTGAEVPADTGAEVPADTGAEVPVDTGVEVPVDTGVEVPADTGAEVPADTGAEVPASADTGAEVPADEDTDATKLQKESDRKEEADATGQDGAQAGTEIKADEDGVSAPDTSGSDIKEPVEPKNPGSEVIVPEIRTGVNAAVPADEGFNLEDALAAGVDDSSQAGKSSNLETGARAAGATGDAETPEGKEASSGPLAGVLTAIIVAAIGAVVGYFTYQQKKLCFKSRQEADPEAARKADPAEAQSEPQVLSNLLDQQ, encoded by the exons ATTATGCAGCACAAATGGAGGcgacagcagctccagaggttCCGGCCACGGTAAATGCTCCAAATGCTGGAGAACCAGATGCAGACACTGAAGTTGGAGAGAAAACCGAG GAAGTAAAACCGGAGACTGAACCCAACGCTGACCCTGAATTAGAAGCTGATAAACCAAATGGAGATTTGGGTGTAGAGGACTCAGGAGCAGAG GTTCCTGCAGACACTGGAGCCGaggttcctgcagacacaggagCAGAG GTtcctgcagacactggtgcagaggTTCCTGCAGATACAGGAGCAGAGGTTCCTGTAGACACTGGAGTAGAAGTTCCTGTAGACACTGGAGTAGAGGTTCCTGCAGACACTGgcgcagaggttcctgcagacacaggagcagaggttcctgctagcgcagacacaggagcagaggttcctgctgatGAAGACACAGATGCCACTAAATTACAAAAAGAATCag acaggaaagaggaagctGATGCAACAGGCCAGGACGGCGCACAAGCTGGGACGGAG ATCAAAGCCGACGAGGACGGCGTGTCAGCGCCGGATACTTCGGGATCAGACATTAAGGAGCCTGTGGAGCCAAAGAACCCTGGAAGCGAAGTGATCGTACCAGAGATCAGAACGGGGGTCAATGCAGCCGTCCCTGCAG ATGAAGGTTTCAACTTGGAAGATGCTTTAGCGGCTGGTGTGGACGACTCATCGCAGGCAGGAAAGAGCAGCAATCTGGAAACTGGAG CACGTGCTGCTGGCGCCACAGGAGATG CAGAGACGCCTGAAGGCAAGG AGGCCAGCTCTGGTCCGTTAGCGGGCGTCCTCACTGCAATCATCGTGGCGGCAATAGGAGCTGTCGTTGGATACTTCACCTACCAGCAGAAGAAACTGTGCTTTAAAAGCAGACAAG AAGCAGATCCTGAAGCTGCGCGCAAGGCTGATCCAGCAGAGGCTCAGTCAGAGCCCCAGg tccTTAGCAACCTGTTAGACCAGCAGTGA
- the si:ch211-39i22.1 gene encoding skin secretory protein xP2 isoform X5 — translation MMSYLWILLLGSLLTASVHAQDYAAQMEATAAPEVPATVNAPNAGEPDADTEVGEKTEEVKPETEPNADPELEADKPNGDLGVEDSGAEVPADTGAEVPADTGAEVPADTGAEVPADTGAEVPADTGAEVPADTGAEVPADTGAEVPADTGAEVPADTGAEVPADTGAEVPVDTGVEVPVDTGVEVPADTGAEVPTDTGAEVPASTDTGAEVPADTGAEVPADTGAEVPADTGAEVPADTGAEVPADTGAEVPVDTGVEVPVDTGVEVPADTGAEVPADTGAEVPASADTGAEVPADEDTDATKLQKESDRKEEADATGQDGAQAGTEIKADEDGVSAPDTSGSDIKEPVEPKNPGSEVIVPEIRTGVNAAVPADEGFNLEDALAAGVDDSSQAGKSSNLETGARAAGATGDAETPEGKEASSGPLAGVLTAIIVAAIGAVVGYFTYQQKKLCFKSRQEADPEAARKADPAEAQSEPQVLSNLLDQQ, via the exons ATTATGCAGCACAAATGGAGGcgacagcagctccagaggttCCGGCCACGGTAAATGCTCCAAATGCTGGAGAACCAGATGCAGACACTGAAGTTGGAGAGAAAACCGAG GAAGTAAAACCGGAGACTGAACCCAACGCTGACCCTGAATTAGAAGCTGATAAACCAAATGGAGATTTGGGTGTAGAGGACTCAGGAGCAGAGGTTCCTGCAGACACTGGAGCCGAGGTTCCTGCAGACACTGGAGCCGAGGTTCCTGCAGACACTGGAGCCGaggttcctgcagacacaggagCAGAGGTTCCTGCAGACACTGGAGCCGaggttcctgcagacacaggagcagaggttcctgcagacactggtgcagaggttcctgcagacactggtgcagaggTTCCTGCAGATACAGGAGCAGAGGTTCCTGCAGATACAGGAGCAGAGGTTCCTGTAGACACTGGAGTAGAAGTTCCTGTAGACACTGGAGTAGAGGTTCCTGCAGATACAGGAGCAGAGGTTCCTACAGACACAggagcagaggttcctgctagCACCGATACAGGAGCAGAGGTTCCTGCAGATACAGGAGCAGAGGTTCCTGCAGATACAGGAGCAGAGGTTCCTGCAGATACAGGAGCAGAG GTtcctgcagacactggtgcagaggTTCCTGCAGATACAGGAGCAGAGGTTCCTGTAGACACTGGAGTAGAAGTTCCTGTAGACACTGGAGTAGAGGTTCCTGCAGACACTGgcgcagaggttcctgcagacacaggagcagaggttcctgctagcgcagacacaggagcagaggttcctgctgatGAAGACACAGATGCCACTAAATTACAAAAAGAATCag acaggaaagaggaagctGATGCAACAGGCCAGGACGGCGCACAAGCTGGGACGGAG ATCAAAGCCGACGAGGACGGCGTGTCAGCGCCGGATACTTCGGGATCAGACATTAAGGAGCCTGTGGAGCCAAAGAACCCTGGAAGCGAAGTGATCGTACCAGAGATCAGAACGGGGGTCAATGCAGCCGTCCCTGCAG ATGAAGGTTTCAACTTGGAAGATGCTTTAGCGGCTGGTGTGGACGACTCATCGCAGGCAGGAAAGAGCAGCAATCTGGAAACTGGAG CACGTGCTGCTGGCGCCACAGGAGATG CAGAGACGCCTGAAGGCAAGG AGGCCAGCTCTGGTCCGTTAGCGGGCGTCCTCACTGCAATCATCGTGGCGGCAATAGGAGCTGTCGTTGGATACTTCACCTACCAGCAGAAGAAACTGTGCTTTAAAAGCAGACAAG AAGCAGATCCTGAAGCTGCGCGCAAGGCTGATCCAGCAGAGGCTCAGTCAGAGCCCCAGg tccTTAGCAACCTGTTAGACCAGCAGTGA